Within the Zea mays cultivar B73 chromosome 10, Zm-B73-REFERENCE-NAM-5.0, whole genome shotgun sequence genome, the region ATGTTGTTAATGGAAAGCATCCATGTAAGAATAGTACTGATCTACTGATATGACTACTTTGGTTGAAAGGTAAGCATGAGATGGAGGTGTGCTCGTCCACTTGAGGCCTTGTTCGGTTGCATCTGGATCGAAGGGGATTGAGGGTGATTAAATCcccttctattcaattttgactacAAGGGGATTTAATCACCCTCAACCCCCTTCGATCCAGACGCAACTGAACAAGCACTGAAGAAGTTCTGAAGTCTGAACAACCTGATTTGGTGGATTAGATTATTCCTTGCTTCAGTCACAAAGTTCTGGCATACTTATATATAGTAGATTAGATTATTCCTTACTTCATCCATAAAATTATGGCATATTTATATATAGTAGATTAGATTATTCCTTACTTCATCCACAAAATTATGGCATACTTATCTTATAGAAGCCAGACCTAAAAACAGGTACTTCCTCTCATCTCCTGTAGCTAACAGTTTTTTCCCAAAAGTGCAGAACTGCACATCATTAAATTAAGAAGAAATATAGGGGCCCTAGAGGGCCAGTACAGCAGTCGGCCTCCTTATGGCGGCCAGACACAGGCATACACAAATTCATCCACGACAAAAAACTACAAAAAAACTACGACCAACAGCAAACAAAGGACTAGGTAGAACACTTTCAGACCAGGGATGGGGCCAGTCAAAAGGAACAGTTTCCTTGCTCCAGCCATCTCTCACATCTCTCTTTCCTGATCAGCTTCTCTAATAGCAATGTCCACGTTAGGCTTTTTCTTATCAAAgacacatttattgtgatgcttccatAAGGTACAGATCCCAAGAATAATGAGAGAATTCAGCTCTTCTTGTGCCACACCTTGAACTAACAGTTCAAAAGCAACATGTACGAATGTGAGGGAGAGAACAGATGAGGGCAACTGTGCAAACAACCAAGGGGCCTAAGGCTTGAGGCGCCTGTGTATATATAGAGTTGCAATTTCTATATGGTATAGTATACTTCCTCTGATCCTCAGGTACTCCCTCTGTTTGGAAATCTTAGTCATCTAGGACATTCCTCCTACATGGTCTACAGGATGATATTTTGAGTAGCAATTCCTATACGGTATTTTCTTAAAAAATATTGTGAATTACAACAATACTGCAATGGCTATTAGGGTGAAATTTGATCAAGATGCCTcgaagtagttgatcaacaagtaTGGCTATGTAGATTCAGGCTCAGGCTGTAGCGATATAGCATGCACACAGCAAGCACCATTGTTGATAGTGTACAGCAGGATCATTCAGAGATATAATAGCTTCTTTTTTTTCGAAAGCGCGGGAGAGCTGTGCATCATTTATTTAGAGAAGAAAAGATCCAAAATGGGCCAAGGTGCAGAGCCTCAGAAGGCAAGATAAAAACACACGCACGCACACACTGTCCTGCAGCTAAGCTTCAGCCCAATAGAACTGATAAACAGAGGAAGGCCACAGCTAGAAAAAACTGCAGGGGGACTCCACACCCACAAAATTATGCCATGGTCATATTAAGTGCGACCTTTAGGCCTAAGTTCTCAAGATGTTTAGCTCCAGCCTTATTCCAACACACCAATGTAAGCAACAGGACTCTTACTCTCATCGAGATGACACAATGAGCTGGAGCGattttctgtttattttctcaaacactacacaatgtcatacccatctaagggttggggacacatatttatagccctaggggctgcactacacaCTACTCTGCAGTATTAGAGATGTTGATGTCCTTGCTGttctctagatgctaaaggaggACAGTGAAAAGCTCCTGCTGTCCTCTAGATACTAAAAAAGATGTTGTTGTCCTTCATACTAAAGAACTATAGCAAAGCACTGTTGTACTCTACTCAAACTCAACCTGATGTCCTTAAAGCAGTCAAAACTGCAGTAAGGATTCATGTTGTCCTTAAAGCAGTCTAAATTTTAGTAAGGATTCCTGTTGTCCTTAAAGCAGTCAAAAAACTGCAGTAAGGAAAGGTGCCGTCCTGCCTGCTGTTGTGCTGCCTTGCCTGCTGTCCTCTACCCACAGACCACGAGACTTATTCCAACAACCAACTCATCTAAGAAAGCACATCGAATTGTTTCTTGGGTGTTCATTTATAGCTGGAATTTTTTATGCCTAATATACTAAGTATCACATGGAAAGTCCCAATGTCCATCTGCCTACCAGGGACATCTTGGAACATTTAACATCTAGTCATCATTATTTTCCTTTTTCTCGAACACAGTTTCGTGCATCCATCTCAATTGTTTCATAACGGGTCTGCAATGCTTACAGGGCAAGTTAATGTTTCGTACCTATTAATCCCTTCACTGATTACTTTCTGTTTCTCTAAGAAGGTTTTTTCCAGTTAATACATTTTATTTCAGTAAAGCCATACTTGTAGGCGTAAGTGGGACACCATGTAAATAACATTTGTTTGCTACATGGTGAAAAACATGAAAGAAAAATCATGCCATTATCAGGAAACTTACATGGAGAATAATCATCGGTGTCGTCATCGCTCACATCTACCACTTTCGCTACTTTCCTAACTCGCCCTTTAAATGATACATCCAGTGCACGTTTACGCTGAATCTCTGTGACTGTTTCTTCACCTAATATAAGAATTTATATAAAAAAAATCACAACAGAGCAGGCAACAAGAAAAATCATAAGAATTGAGAAAACAAGATGCAGAATTTTAATATAAATAACTAGGCACGATGAAAATATTTAATACTCTTTTCTACCAGATATTAACACCTATTAGCTAGATGAGAAAGGATCAAACCCCAGAGCATGACTTTGCTTGCACAAGTGGGAACAGATTTTAGAATATGGCAGGCATATTTAGCAGAAGGAAAGATCATTGATCATAAACTTACAGGTACCAGCATTTTAAGCATTACACAATAGTTTGCAAACAAGTTGTGCCCAAGGATGGTAACAACTGGATGAGATTTACATGCTGAAATAACAGCAACAAACCTTGCTGAAAAGAATCAGGTTTTGGAGGTAAAGGGTAGTTTTCTTCTACCAACTtaagaagaagctcccgagggccAGAAACAAAGTCTTCCATTTCAACTCCCTGATTTAAATTTCAAAGAAACTTTAGATTTTTGGAGCAGTAATCTAATTTGCAAAGATCTGTGTTTGCTACAAATGAAaaagaattgaagtgttcagtagAAAATGTGAACAGACATATTTTGTGACAGCTTcttcagttctagcttctccaGTGCTCTGAAGGCCAATCACCACACATTTGTTCTCTGCCAAGGCCTCTTTAGCTAACCTCACAACAGCAGGTACCTTTGCAGACATGCACATGTGCCTGAAGAAACGCtgtaaaacatagttcatcagtTATGAAGCATAACGAACAGCAAGTATTTAAGCATGTTAGGCAATTGTTATCTGCATTGCACACTGTACTAATTTAAAATTTAGAATTGTTTCTCAAGTTCAAATATGCCACACATGGGGGTGATGTTATGTTGGAAAACAATACACACATGGATTGTCAAGGTGAAGTATGCAAAGGCCATAAAATTCCATTCAAACTCATTTTGGAGAGGTAAGGAAGCAATACCTGATGGCTGGCCCAATACAATCGCCATATTTGATTTGAATTGCCATCAGCAAATAATTCACTTGCTGATAAAAGTTCAAGGCGCAGTTCAGCCCAGAATTCAGCTGCTCTTCTGTACATGTTCTGAATTACAAATAAGATGAGAAACTTTATCATGAGCTGCATATAGATCCGCAGCCTAGGAATAGTTACAGAAGCTGAAGTTGCACATGGATGTTACTATTTTTtttggaggggggggggggagtcCCGAGCAAGTTTGGATAGGCCACCACAAAAATAAAAATGAATAGAGTTAGATATGTTGTCCTGGATTTGCACAGGATATTTGGTAGTCTTTAGATGATTAGGCACGCTGTGTAGTTACAATATAACAACATTACAGCATTAACTTGCTGTACATACACCTTTCATGTTACACAGAAACTTTTGGTAAAAGAAAAATAATAGGAGTATAGGACCCGATGTTACCCAGTCGTAAGGCAGAGAATATGATTAAATTTTGTTTAGTTTCAATGCAAAAAGCTTGTCAATACCGTATGGGCTTACCATCATTCTTTCCTCAAGTGGAGCCTCCACTATATAAAAATCAGCCCCTTTGTAACTTAATGTACGGCATACATACATACCCCTGCAACAGTTTAATGATAGTACTCAACAAGCTACCCATCTGTACATAGCAATTGAAACTCAGCAGAAGTCAGAAGAAATGCTACCTAGCTTTCATGTCCATGGCAACAAGTTCAAGTGCTCCCACACCACCTTTCTCAAGAGCACCTAAAAAGTTCGTATAAATCTGAGCAACTGCATTTAGGTTTATAATGAATCACAGAACATACAGAAGCAAGCAATTCAAGGCATGGGATTCAAGTATAAAGACTAGTCCTGAACAAAACATGAAGCAATAAGTGACAAGCATAGCATAACATAACTTAAACTACAGCACTAGTCCCACTTCTTAAATGATAATTAAAACTCAGTGCAGCTTGAGTTATTAAGAGAACAGGTAAACCAAACTTGTCCCTACTGCTCTGCTAGTATGATATGTTTTAGTGATCCATAAAAGATATGCTCATTCCAACTGATTAAGAGAACAGGCAAACTAGCATGGGCGCACCAATTACTTGTTGTCTTATTGGGTGCAGGATAACTTGATAAAAGAACTTAAAACAAAAGGAAATGTTCTCATGAAAGGATGAAGCAACAAACCTAAAAATTGTGGAAAAGTTTGAAATGATGTTCCTTCACCCCAAAGTCCAAGACGAACCATATAGCCCAAATTTCGTGGTTCTGATGCACCAGTTGCTGAACAGTAAACAACCCGAGCCTCGTGCAACTTTTCCTGCCATGTTTGGTCATGTCACAATGATATTTGAATCCTGGCTAGcgcaaataaataaaataattctTGCGCTATTTAAGGGTAAATGGTCTCTATGGGTCTGGTTGGTTGCCTGCACAGCCCCTTATCCATGCCCCTGTAGTGCCATTCACCCCAATTAGGCCAAATAGTGTGTATCCAGCTCTGCACCCTCCTTCAGCAACCATTCTACAGCCCGAGGTTAGGCTGTGTCTGACTGACCACTTACACAAGGAACCAATCACACGCATAACACTATAGCTTTCCTATTCAGATGAACCAAACAACAGCTAATTACACAGCCTTATGCAGATTAAAGGTATGCTGCATAACCCCTAATACAATACAATACTAATGTGAGGAACCAATCAGGCCTTATAAGACAAtccactaatgtattgtgtcttgaATTTCCATTAAATTATGCACCAAAAACTTGACAAACAGAATCAGATTGCAGCATCTTCTTGAATGTGCCTTGAATTGATCCTCTCAAACTGAACAAACAGAATCAGATTTACAGCATCTTTTAAATGAATTGTGCCTTGAATTTCCTTTGAATTATGCACCAAAAACTCTGTTTAAGAGAAAATGATTCCTACAAGGATAATTCACTAATGTAATCACAAAGAATTTTTCAGTATTAAGCATAGATTCTCTAATATTTCGTGATGACAAGACACTAAATTGGAAATAAAAAGATCATAGATTTTCTTCCCAACCAGATTACGACAGGCTCGAGCTATTAATCACACACCTGGATCTCAAGAACTGTTTTACCAGTGCGAGTGGGCTGGCTTCCGGCATCAGGAATCAGATTTTTGGCCTTGTGGCACTGCAAGAGACATTGTTTCAGCAATCAGCATACATCACATATTCAGGTATGCATATCTGGCTGTAAATTGGTATTATATCAAATGATGATAATTCAAGTGAAATATGTTACCTCATCAAATACAAGAAGACCATCAAACTCTTGCCCACACCATTGAACCAATTGCTGCAAACGGGAGCGGCCTCTCTCAGACGATGCTATTAGGCTACTATAAGTTACAAAAATTACTCCATTCTTAATTCCAATGGCCTTCGAATCTAGCTTAGAATAAGGTAACTTATTTAAAGGGTGCACTGCATAATAAATATACCGATATCAGTTGTAAATACCAATAAAAGATATAGATAAATCAATCTGCTTAACAGCTAGAAAGCAAGTTCTTCTGATACTTGACTAATTGTGTGTCCCTTTGATGATACAAAGGACTAGACCAGACTGGATGCTTAAATATTATCAGCAACAAAATTCATCAAGGACCTCCCAACTCCTAGAAATTATTCAATAACTCTATTCAGGAGCACCACTGCTGATTCAAGCATTTGTTATTCAATAACTTTATTTCCTCATCACTGTGACACTAATCCAAGCATTCTCGACAAATGTTATATCAAAATAACATATCGTTGAAGGTGCAGTATAAATCAGTTGCAACTCAAAGTGAAAAGGTCTCGCACCTTGGACACACTTAGCACCAACATCATCCAAATCTCTTCGAGCATCATACTTTAAGTCAGAACCAACAGATACCCACCTGGATTGCAACCAACAGCTAAGATCAAGCAATGAAGAAAGCAGCCATAACTTAAGAAATTGTTGGAAAAATCATCATGATTAGCTGATGAATATGATTTTTCAAGTCTTACACTGCTTTATGCCTTCCCTGCTGCCAATTTTCCCAGATTAACCCAGCAATTGTTCGGCCCTTACCAACGCCAGCCCCATCACCAATGAAAAAACCTGCTCTATGGCCAGTAGGGAGATGATGAAGATGCCTCTGTAATATAACAACGCAAATATTTACAAATGATATATTATAAGAACTCCATACAATAATCATAGGATGGTAACCAACCTGACAAGCATAAACTATTGTTTCAATTTGCAAACAAGACAATGCATTTGTCTCATCTAATTCGTCCATGATATTCAAGCAGTAAGTTGGTTCAGGAGGTTGTACAGCTGACAGAGAAGAAGTTTCTACAACTGGATctggatgagatagaccaagtgATAGCTTGGAAGGCCTCTGGAAATAAGTGTAAACATAGCCAAACTCACAATCAGTTGGACAAAAGATATCTATACGCATAGAAAGCAATTCTGCAAGTGCGCACTCAGCATCTAAGTCATGGATAGATTATTTACATAGTCAGTAAAAGTTTCTCCAACAGTGCCACCTTCATCTTCATCACGCTCAACATCAATGGCAACCTGCTTGACAAAGTCCCAGTAAGTCAAAGATTGCAACCTTCTTGATATAATTATGAAGCAATCATTGGGACCTAAGACACtagtacaataaaacataaaaaacaAGCTGAATGTTTATGATAAAACCTCATGGAATTTCGCATGCAATTATCATACTTTAACAATGGAGAATGCTACGCATAAACCAAGAAACATATTGTGCAAATTTACAACATTATACAAAGCCTTCAACCTACAACAACAAAAATGTGCACTAAGTGCATAGACAATCAGAAAACTGTCTAATATGAACTGAGCTAACATGCACCACAAATCTGGAAACCTAGAAGTGCTTATTGGCCAGCGAATTGAACTACCACAAATGGAAGAAGAACACCATGCACTGCTGGATGAAAGAAGAGTGCACAGCTCAGATATTTGTTCCCTGCGTTGACCACTACAAATTGACAAAACGTACAATTCTGCACTCGAAGTATATAAATGAAACTCTTCAGATTATgtccccaccaccaccacccttcACCCCCACCCCTATGAATTGCTCTCTTTTACAACAGAAAAAATTGCAAAATCAAAAGCAGAATTCCCCACTCCAATGTTTCTGTTTCATTATAGAATTGCTGCAATATGTTATCGTATAGAGAGTACAATGTCACTCATCCCCACTGTTCACCCTTCGTGTTGATGTCCAGACGTTACTTCACCAGATACTTACATGATCACACAACAGCGTACCTCATTGATCTCCTCATGTGGTTCAGCGGCAGGCAGCACCATGGAAATTGTTGCACCAGGCACTAGCTGCAGCGGCAACACGGAGAGGAATGTCGCCAGAGGCGGCTGCGTCCTCACCGAGGTCGGGGCATGGCCTGATGACGTGGCGCTGTTGGAGGCGGCGAGGAAGTTTTGTAGCTTGGCGTGGTCCACGGCAAGGTCGACGCCACACTGCGGACAGCGGAAGCGGGCGAGACCGTGGGGCACGTTGAGGACGGCCTGGCAGCCCGCACAGGGGAGCTGGATCTTCGTGGGGTCCACCCCCTGAGCCGACGGCGCACCCATCCGGGGCTGCGTAGGAGGCAGAGAAGGCTTCGAGGGGGCTTTGGGCAGAGGCGACGAGGGCGAGGTGGACTTGGCCATGAGCTGTGGCGGGAGGCGCTGCGCCATGCGGCACTTGGGGCAGATGAATTCAGTTACACCGAGGCCGACAGCGAGGATGCTACGGCAACCAGCGCAGCGCACCTGGACAGGTGCGGAGGCCGGGGAAGGGGACGAGTCCCCGGCCATCGGCGGTGACCTCACGGCGAGGGTTCCGGAGCAGCGGAGCGGGGGGGTATGGTGGTCTCGGTTTCCTTTCACGCTCGGGAAGAGCAGAAAGAAGCCGAAACGGTACAGCCAGTGGGATGGTCGGTCTGGGCCGGTATTTGAAGATTTCGATAATTGTTGGGTGGCAAATGGGAAAGTGAAACACGATGCAAGGCTATCTTCAACGCTATTTTATCGCAATGTCCCAAACTTTATTTTAAAAACATTATCAAACATGTTATTTACGGTTCTGTGTCTCATATTTTACGTTGTTCATTAGAGACGGTCTAAGAGGATTTCCAACAACGTGGCTCAAAATAGTGCTTAAAAAGGTACAGCCCTCGATCCTGGTCTTGGCTCTCAACCGAAATCAAACGGTCACAAGTCAAACAACAAGTATAAGACCATGCtccgggtcataccatttacaggGGTATGGCAACACCTCCTCACCAGAGGCGGATCCAAGGGAGAGGTAAAGTGGGTCATGCCCCCCTCTCAGTTTTGTACATCCTTTTATGACTAATGATTATTTAGTATTAAGTGTAGAAAAAATCAAAGTTTTAGATAGTATAAAGTCTTGTTCTAAAACTTTATAACTAATAGCTAGTTGCTAAAATTAGTCAAGAGGTTTAGAATGGATCAACTGATTGTTAGCTATACCCCTCAAATAAGTATTAGTTGTTAGATGCTCCAACCCACCTAAAATCAGTTAACAGTTAGCTCTAGAGGTTTAGAACATGGTTTAAAACAATCATGTTATGAGTCTGCTCGCCGGATTCTCTCGGTCCAGTCCTTGCATCTACCAGTCTGACTATAATCTTCCCGGCATCACCTAAACCAGACTGCTCGCTGCCCCGTTTCTGTCGCCGACCCATTCCCGATGCGACGCCACCCGACTTCGCCCCTTCCGGACGCCTCCATCCCTTGTCATGTTTTTATCGTGACGTCGATCCGCTCGACAAGTTAGATCTCGCTCGTCGCAACGATATGACTTGTCCCCTGCGGTCGACGGACTTGGCGAACTAGAAAATCATGGCTCTCATGTGGTCTTTTTGGGCCCCCTGAATTTTCGTCTTGCATCCGCCACTAGCAGCGCCGCCCCTGGAGCTTATCGGCAGCCTACTGGCTCCGGGGGGTCGCGGTCGCGGCCGTAGCCGCGGTCGCAAGGGTGGTCGCGTTGGCACGTCGGGTGGCCGGGGCAGCTCTCCGAGTGGCTCTCAGTGGCCATCCCTCTACAAGCCGTGGACTGGCACCATCCACATGTGGCCCGGGCCATCCGCGTGTGCCTCGACTCCTCGCCCCACCACCCCTCCGCAGGTCTTCTTTGCCACTCCACCGCCTGCTGCGCCTTCGGCCCCTCCCCTGCCTCGGCAAGGCTCCTTCCCCTCCCGGGGCCTCCGGCCCAGCCCGTGTGGGGGCCCTGGACCAATGGGTGGGACGCACAGTCTCTCGCCAACTCCTCCACAATGACGCTGGCCCCACCCACCACGGTGGCTGACTGGGTGGCTGACTCCGGCGCCTCCTATCACACCACCCCGGACGCAGGTAtactgttgtcggggaccataattaggggtaccctcaagtctcctaattctcagctggtaacccccatcagcataaagctgcaaaggcctgatgggtgcgattaagtcagggatcggtccatttgagggactcgatcacgcctcgcccgagcctagcctcaaacaagggcagccgaccccggaggatctccgtctcgcccgaggcccccctccagcgacgaacatacttccggctcgcctgaggccctatcttcgccaagaagcaaccctgaccaaatcgtcgcgccgaccgatcaaatcgtaggggcatttaatgcaaaggtggcctgacacctttatcctgacgcacgcccttcagtcgacagagccgaagtgaccgccgtcacttcgccgctctgctgaccggcctgacagaaagacagtgccgcctgcgccgctccgactgcagtgccacttgacagagtgaggctgacagacagtcaggcctggccgcaggcaccataggaagcttcgctccgcccgacccagggctcggactcgggctaagccccggaagacggcgaactccgccccgcccgacccagggctcggactcgggctaagccccggaagacgacgaactccgctccgcccgacctagggctcggactcgggctaagccccggaagacggcgaactccgctcggcccgacctagggctcggacttgggctcagccccggaagacgacgaactccgctccgcccgacccagggctcggacttgggctcagccccggaagacgacgaactccgcttcgcccgaccccagggctcagactccgtcctggcctcagccgacggtctccgcctcgcccgacctaggggctcggactcgacctcggccacggaagacagattcgacctcgactttggaggagcctccacatcgcccaacctagggcgcggaccggccacatcgacgggaggcgccatcattaccctaccccaagctgactcaggctgcgggaaacgagaccggcgtcccatctggcacgctccgccagataggcaatgatggctccccgcacaccccctgacgacgacggctctcagcccccttacggaagcacgaggacgtcagcaaggactcgacagcttcgacagctgtccttccgccaggctacagcgctcctccgacggccacgacaccacacgaaccgggtgctaaaacctctccggctgccacgacggcatgtacttagggcgctagctctcctccgctagacacgtagcacttcgctacaccccccattgtacacctggatcctctctttacgcctataaaaggaaggaccagggccctcttagagagggttggccgcgcggggacgaggacgagacaggcgctcgcgtaaggccgctcgctccctcacccgcgtggacgcttgtaaccccctactgcaagcgcacccgacctgggcgtgggacgaacacgaaggccgcgggatttccacctctctcacgcccgtctcgggccacctttctccccccttcgcgctcggcctcgcgctcggcctcgcgccgacccatctgggctggggcacgcagcgacatttcactcgtcggcccagggacccccccggtctcgaaacgccgacagttggcgcgccaggtaggggcctgctgcgtgttgacgaacagcttctcgtcaagctccagatgggcagtctccagcaacctctccggcccgggacggtgctccgtttcagggatcttgagttcatgtccctcaacggcagctatgacatgatacgccttcccccgccgtgcgacagcagcaatggcggccgacagcccgcccgccgacggcggaatcgacgacgtcttccccgcgtggtggaagaacgacattcgagctcaccctgtcctctcccccgccgacggaggaggaggcgggacaaccaaggccaagcaggaggcagcgcctcgtcggctgtcgagcgagtcgacagcaccGGCGcctcaacggggggcgcgtcgggcatcgacctcgcgtttgagacgaagacgagcgccgtctccccgcgacacgccaatcccgagcaaacggacgacaccagcacgctcgcgaaaggcttgctggacgtcaccctcgtacctgagacgacggtgcagtcagtccccgacgtgacttcatcaccgcccgtcgaccaagaggtaccgaccgattcccatctcacgcctttcggatCCAGCCTCGactcgccaagcggcttcgctttggcggacgctctcgtagaggcgagtccaaaccctctggggtttcgtgtgcggtcaccctgggaccggctgacggacgtctcgacctacgggccctcggggtccgaggaagatgatgagcccgacttctgttgggatttctctggacttggcgaccccaatgccatgcgggacttcatgaccgcgtgcgactactgcctttccgactgttccgatggtagccgcagccttggcgacgaggactgcggcccaagccgcgaatgtttccacgtcgatctagggggtccctctgaaggcaaccatctcggcatgccggaggatggtgatctccctaggccggtgcctcgcgttgacatcccacgggagctagctgtggttcccgttcaggcggggggccatgacccacagctcgagcaaatccgcggggtgcaggccaggctcgacgagggagcaggagcgcttgagccaatccgctgggacgtcgggtaggcatgggcgggccaacctccggccggagaaatgcgtcatctaccccagggcttccagcaccgcatcgccgacgatgtcagggtcagaccgccacccgcatccagtggggtcggccagaacctggctgcagcagcaatgcttctccgtgcgatgccagagccatcaaccatcgaggggcagcgaatccagggagagctcaagaatatcctggaaggcgccgcggtccgacgggccgagagctccgcctcccgaaggtaggggtacccctcggaacatcatgtcgcgacttcccgattcatgcgggaagcctcggtcaacaccgggcgcacgcgcaacacagcgcctgcggccccgagacgcctcggcaacgagcaccatcaccgcgaccgtcgggccaacctcgacgagagggtgcgccgaggctac harbors:
- the LOC100502351 gene encoding protein FORGETTER 1; its protein translation is MAGDSSPSPASAPVQVRCAGCRSILAVGLGVTEFICPKCRMAQRLPPQLMAKSTSPSSPLPKAPSKPSLPPTQPRMGAPSAQGVDPTKIQLPCAGCQAVLNVPHGLARFRCPQCGVDLAVDHAKLQNFLAASNSATSSGHAPTSVRTQPPLATFLSVLPLQLVPGATISMVLPAAEPHEEINEVAIDVERDEDEGGTVGETFTDYRPSKLSLGLSHPDPVVETSSLSAVQPPEPTYCLNIMDELDETNALSCLQIETIVYACQRHLHHLPTGHRAGFFIGDGAGVGKGRTIAGLIWENWQQGRHKAVWVSVGSDLKYDARRDLDDVGAKCVQVHPLNKLPYSKLDSKAIGIKNGVIFVTYSSLIASSERGRSRLQQLVQWCGQEFDGLLVFDECHKAKNLIPDAGSQPTRTGKTVLEIQEKLHEARVVYCSATGASEPRNLGYMVRLGLWGEGTSFQTFPQFLGALEKGGVGALELVAMDMKARGMYVCRTLSYKGADFYIVEAPLEERMMNMYRRAAEFWAELRLELLSASELFADGNSNQIWRLYWASHQRFFRHMCMSAKVPAVVRLAKEALAENKCVVIGLQSTGEARTEEAVTKYGVEMEDFVSGPRELLLKLVEENYPLPPKPDSFQQGEETVTEIQRKRALDVSFKGRVRKVAKVVDVSDDDTDDYSPSESDHESTESDEEFHMCQICNTEEEQSLLLHCSGCSRHVHPHCLTPPWTGTITDDWACYTCKIVEDEEKKQDAHVADCLKRYDSAVEKKLKILDIISSLDLPNNPLDDIIDQLGEPDNVAEITGRRGMLVRALDGKGVVYQARNAKEVSMEMINMHEKQQFMDDKKLIAIISEAGSAGVSLHADRRAKNQRRRVHITLELPWSADRAIQQFGRTHRSNQTSAPQYRLLFTNLGGEKRFASIVAKRLESLGALTQGDRRAGPSLSAFNYDSNYGKKALTMMYRGIMEQDSFPVVPPGCSDDETSIQEFINEAKAALVSVGIIRDAFICNGKDPGKLSGRIVDSDMHDVARFLNRLLGLSPNIQNRLFDLFTSILDIVLHNARIEGQLDSGIVDIKAKNVEMTESPRTVHTDSLSGALTVLFTFTIDRGVTWESAKTMLEEREKFGAGTSIDGFYESRREWMGRRHFILSLEGSTEGMYKIIRPAIGEALREMPSSELKSKYRKVSSIDKVSKGWQEEYDASSKQCMHGSKCKIGSYCTVGRRLQELNILGGLILPVWGTIEKALAKQERLIHKRIRVVRLVTTNDSQRIVGLLIPNSAVESVLTGLQWVGH